The sequence TGGGATTTACACGTACTAAATTCATTGTTataatgtatatgcatgtgatAGACTAATGAATATTGGTGATCAGTACCACAAATGCACTCCCCTGGGTAACTCCCTCCAAAactgcagctataattatgtatacgtaAGTAAAACAGCTCAACAAAACGGAATTTCCCTTATATAGGTAACACACTATAAAAACAAAGCAATCAAAAATCCTTATCATATACAAGTGTTTAGATAATTTAAACAAGTGTTTAGATAATTTATAACAAGATCTATAACAATGATGGAAGAACACAATTCCACAAATGAGTGCACTGGTGGACTCCGAGAGAGGTCTCACAGCTGCCCTACATTGAATGAAGAAGATGACTCGGCTAGTAGAGTACACTTTGCCAGTCATCTAAAGCGACGGAGAAACCTGAAACCAGGCGACCATATCTACGTGTACCGAGTCCTCCATTTATACCAGCACCACGGTATCTACACAGGGGAGGAGGAAGAAGGAGAGGTCATTCACGTCAGTGGACAAAGATTCAGCAAAACTTTGGCTACTGTCACCTCCAGCAGTTTATCAGAGTTCCTTAATGGTGGACTGCTACATCTGGTCTCCTATAACGATCCACACACAAAACTCAAAATACGAGGAACTTGTCACACGAGTTGCAGCAGACCAGCTGAAGATGTGGTGAGCACAGCAAAGGAATTCTTAAATAATTCCGGGAGCTGGGGCAAATATAATTTAGCGTATCGGAACTGTGAAACGTTTGCTTACTACTGCAAGACAGGGGCAGAATCTTTGATCGTTAACTCCAGCATCAACGATAATGATCTTCGGGAATTCGTGATAAGTAACAGAGTTCAAAGTACGGGACCATTGGCCAGACGTATACTACCTCGTCGGGACAGTTCAAACGATGACAAAGAAGATAAATGATAATGAAAATAccacatatatacacacacataattattgctacatATACTATATGAATCTTTCTCTTTTTAATGTGCTTgatattaatgatattcaaaTTAATGATAATGGTCTAAAGCCATAAATATCATATGGCTgatctatctacttccttccaAAAAAGAAACTATAGACAAAAGCTTATATCCTGAAAAAGGCATTTCCAGGGAGACTCCCAAGCAAGCATgtagaattattataaatcAAGATTACAGAaactacatgcacacactaacaAGAAAATGGCAGCGGCTATATTTATACATAAAGGGGAAAATTCATGTACAAGAGAGAGTTAAACTTGTGTGTATACTTATACATATGTGTGTATATCCCCAAACTGATGATTCTACCCTCAGAGTAAAGTTATTAGTAATACAATACAGCCGGTCAACCTGAAACGAAGAGACCACATTTACACCTACATATAAAGTAGAGAATCTATTTCCATCACGGTATCTACATCGGCAAGagaatacagtagactctcgttaatccagtcACCCTTGGCCGGAACAGCGAGGTGGttgtatttcagaaaatagccgtggctaaaaaaacgaccttaccttgaatctaatgactatataattttgcggttcttcctcgaggataatgaaggaaaatgaatcattttgctctctatttaagtgtaatccgaTCTTATTTGCCAAACCACACTCAAAAcgtcatatatatatatggccgttaaaattatattgaaaaccttgtttggggcagccagcacgggccagtataattatacagaatagtGAGTGGCCGTATTTCAGGGTgatttttgtgcagtaaacatctagctagcattcagtgccaaaccaaatggccggtatatcaaggtggccgtacttcaaaGGGCCGGAAtagcaagagtctactgtGCATAATTACACTTCACCAGAGATTCAGGAAAGCAAATCCTAGTCAGCCAGCAAAGAACCCTGGTGAGTCTTAGAAATTTGGCTTCTGGAATATATATGTTGCGGTAAGCAAAAAAAAAAcaaagaagcaacaaccacaatcataattctagctttctacgttagtgacccttttccattgctCCTGggacgggatcacttcagctgtaaatacgtacctcgaataaaggtcgcgtgtagcTAGCCAGCCATGCAGCAGCCAGCCCATTGCTCCTGGGatgggatcacttcagctgtaaaaacgtacctcgaataaaggtcgcgtgtagcTAGCCATGCAGCCATGCAGCCAGCATGCAAGTTCAATtacttttgctcgcttttattcgccAACAAAGCTTTATAACATCAAAATCTACCACTATCAAAAGGTTATCCACGCTGTAAACGCAGATCtctggcatccaggtgagtataTAGATTCAGACAttataaacaaacaaacagacaaaccaaacgactactagcTATAACCCGTGGCTGTCCACATTTTTGTATCTTTTGCAAGACTGGAAAAAAAGTTAAACTTTTTTATACTATCTTCGAAGGCATATTATAGATCAAACTCATAACATGTGGGTGTTTCCTGTTGCGTTTGCATACGACACACTGGACATGCTATCAGAAGCAATCACATCACCAATGAGATCaacaataacataattataacgtgtATGTACCTCTCAATAAACAATTttctacacactgtacacaagtaCCGTAACATTGTAGTCAATTACGTGTTTatgatgtatatactgtaattACTGCATTAAAGTTTGTATCCAGTAATTGCATGTTGTCAATTAAGCGCTGCAATTGCATGGCCGTGGCTAAAGCAACGAAAACTGTACTCATAACTCATAATGATCAGACGAGTGTGCGATGTTCTGACATGCACTAACTAAAGAGACAAAGCCAAACTAAAGGCCACCATACACCAGGCAACTTTCAGGAAATTCACCAATATACAACTGTTGCACCAGTTGCAACCAGCCGCAAACAACTGGTTTACAATACACACTTGTACTGCCTGCCTGTATATACAATGGACAAAATTATGACAGCATATAGGTATTGTGGTTTAATCTTTAGGCCACAATTATGTTGCCTGAAGTTGACCTTCATGTAGGGAGGAATTAAGAAGCCAAAACCTGTCACACCCCCTACAGGGTACAGGGGCATAGCTATATCACTAGTACTGTGTCCTGCATggttgcccccccccccatgcaaGGAGCTTGCTGAGAAAAATTGCAATGCAGggctataccgtatagcgggtaattttcgtggggtaaaaattcgtttatTTGGAAAACAGtggtttttgtgagtaaaaatttcgtttagtctcgttcctgcactgcattcatacgttccggtaagccacgcctacgttaacatTTTGTgaaggtcagcttgcccacgaaaataacgaatttttaccccacgaaaattacccgctatacggtagtaaatatgtacacataattatgcctcgaggcgtagccgcacgagggatacggtaaagctgactgtgtgtgtgtctgtctgtgtgtgtgtgtgtgtattccagctataactgctcaacggttacaatgcgacgaaaactaacagcttctataggcttctagccacgttctcttggattttgattcgtggattagcaaactaaagcttctttctcgagttatggctagtttgactcacattgaaggctgttgcagtctcttcagaatctttcatagcatcatctgtccgcacaaactt comes from Halichondria panicea chromosome 3, odHalPani1.1, whole genome shotgun sequence and encodes:
- the LOC135333097 gene encoding uncharacterized protein LOC135333097, which codes for MEEHNSTNECTGGLRERSHSCPTLNEEDDSASRVHFASHLKRRRNLKPGDHIYVYRVLHLYQHHGIYTGEEEEGEVIHVSGQRFSKTLATVTSSSLSEFLNGGLLHLVSYNDPHTKLKIRGTCHTSCSRPAEDVVSTAKEFLNNSGSWGKYNLAYRNCETFAYYCKTGAESLIVNSSINDNDLREFVISNRVQSTGPLARRILPRRDSSNDDKEDK